In Sulfurihydrogenibium sp., the sequence CATGTGTGTCCTCCTTCCCTAAACTCAAAAGTGAAGAAGAATATCTTGATTTTACTAAATTTCTCACCAGACGTATTACTTACATCTTAAACAAAATTTGATAAATACATTGCAGTTACAGTGTCCATTGTTTGGACATGATTTATAATCCATGGTTTAAAAACATTTTCAAGATAATCTTTTATTGTTTTTATATCTCCTTTCTCTTTAAGTATCTTTTCTAAGGATTTTAACTCATACAAAACTCTGTCATGTTCTGCTCTGTGTATTGGGTATGCAAAAAAGTTGTATTTTTCCATTAATCCTTGTTCAAATGTAAAATGATTAACAACATCATTTAAAAACTCATCAAAGTATTTTGAAATTTCAGCTATATCTTCATTTTTAACAATTGCATCATAAAGCTTATTTACTATTTCAATCTCTACATCATGAACTTTGTTCATATCATTTAATGCAACTCTTGGAATTTCATTCTCTTTTATTAACATTTTTTCATCTCCTAATTAAAGATTTTAAGACCATTATATCTGAATTTTAATTTAAAATCAATCTTATATAGAGAGTACTTTAAAATTTTAACCAAGTCTAAAAATAATTTAATTTTTTACCATCATTTTGAAGCCATGCGAAGAATCTCATCCATTTTTAACTATTACTTATTTACCTTTTTAAAAATATCCTTGGAACTAAAGTCCTCAGGATGGTCGAAAAAGATGAACTCATTTTACAAATACAATAAAACTTACAAATTACAGGAATTTTAGAACATTGCAATTACAAGCAGAGATGAGACTGTTCCAAAAACCCAAATCGTCATTCTGAGCGAAGCAAAGAATCTCATGTTTTTTCTTTTTAAATCAAAAAAGAGATCTTTTGGACTTCGTCCTCAGAACGACACGGAAAGGTAGGTTTGCAAGAATTTTGGAACACCCTCCAAGCAGAGATTATTTCAATTTCAGTATTACGGAAATTTTGGAATACCCTATTTTATGTATAGATTTTTGCCACGCAGTACCTTTTCACTTATCCAAACTGCCTTATGTGATAAAATAAAAAATTAAATTTATTTCAATTTAAAGGGGTATGCATTGAAAGCTGATGTAAAAATAAAGTTAGTAATTGTTTTTCTTTTGCTTGTTGGGTCTGTTTATCTAATGATGACAAAACAGCCAAAGCTTGGCTTAGATATCCAAGGTGGTGTAAGCATCACATTAAAAGTTGATATTGATAAAGTAATCAACGACCAATACGCACATCTTGGGAAGGACATAGAAAAGAAATTTAAAGAAAATGGTATAGAGCTTTTAAACTACAAAATAGAAAATCAATCTCTAATGTTGGTACTTTTAGACCCAACAAAGATAGACAAAGCAAAAGATGTTCTTAAAAAAGAGTTTCCGCAGATAGTTGTTGAAGATAAAGACGGCAATCTATTAGTTAGATTTACAGATTGGGAGTTAAACAGAATAAAAACTCAAACTATGAAGCAAGCGGTTGAGACTTTAAGAAACAGGATTGACCAATTTGGTACACTTTCTGCAAACATCACTCAAAAAGGTAAAGACAGAGTATTGGTTGAGATACCGGGTGTTATAGACTTAAACAGAGCCAAATCTATCATTGGAAAAACTGCACAGCTTGAATTAAAAGAAGTTGTAAATTTTGCTTTAAGCAAAGAAGAGTTGTTAAAAGATTATCCAAATGGTTTGCCTGATGACCTTGAAATCTTGGAAGGTCAAGAAGAAGTAGTAAACGGTCAGCCTGTAAAAGAATGGTTTTTAGTTAAAAAAACTCCTGTTATAACAGGAGCAATGCTTAAAGATGCAAGGGTCTCAACAGACCAAGCAGGAAATCCGGCGGTTAATTTTGAGCTTACATCAGAAGGAGCAGAAATATTTGGTGAAGCTACAAACAAAATGATTGGTAAAAGGCTTGCAATAGTTCTTGATGGAAAAGTTATGTCTGCGCCTGTGATTAGGTCAAGAATAACATCATCAGGGCAGATTACAGGAAGATTTACAACAGAAGAGGCTAACGATTTAGCGGTAGTTTTAAGAGCCGGAGCA encodes:
- the secD gene encoding protein translocase subunit SecD, which codes for MKADVKIKLVIVFLLLVGSVYLMMTKQPKLGLDIQGGVSITLKVDIDKVINDQYAHLGKDIEKKFKENGIELLNYKIENQSLMLVLLDPTKIDKAKDVLKKEFPQIVVEDKDGNLLVRFTDWELNRIKTQTMKQAVETLRNRIDQFGTLSANITQKGKDRVLVEIPGVIDLNRAKSIIGKTAQLELKEVVNFALSKEELLKDYPNGLPDDLEILEGQEEVVNGQPVKEWFLVKKTPVITGAMLKDARVSTDQAGNPAVNFELTSEGAEIFGEATNKMIGKRLAIVLDGKVMSAPVIRSRITSSGQITGRFTTEEANDLAVVLRAGALPAPVEIIEETVIGPTLGKESIDKTLTAGIVSFVLVGLFMIFRYAVSGFIAVVALIFNLMLLWVTMLLFDITLTLPGIAGIILNIGMGVDGNVVIFERIKEELKNGKTLRVAIEEGFKRGFNAVFDSHITVIIAALALLEFGNAPLKGFAATLSIGTFINLFTAVFLTKMLLDLVLGGKKYFKYAV
- a CDS encoding hemerythrin family protein, translating into MLIKENEIPRVALNDMNKVHDVEIEIVNKLYDAIVKNEDIAEISKYFDEFLNDVVNHFTFEQGLMEKYNFFAYPIHRAEHDRVLYELKSLEKILKEKGDIKTIKDYLENVFKPWIINHVQTMDTVTAMYLSNFV